A genome region from Gossypium hirsutum isolate 1008001.06 chromosome A04, Gossypium_hirsutum_v2.1, whole genome shotgun sequence includes the following:
- the LOC107948848 gene encoding laccase-7 produces the protein MGRPVFLFASSLLLMVAATTVSAATVEHSFYVKNFSVTRLCNRQVITAVNDSLPGPSLRVREGDKLIIHVFNMSPYNMTIHWHGVFQLLSAWADGPEMITQCAIRPGNKFTYKFRIINQEGTLFWHAHSSFLRATVHGAIIIRPRVRHSYPFPTPYREVPIVLGEWWNANVVDVETRALALGVGPNISNAYTINGWPGDLYPCSQNQMYKHRVKQGKTYLLRIINAAVNSHLFYKIANHNMTVVAVDARYTNPYVTDVVVISPGQTVDVLLTANQPVGSYYMTANNYASASGTAVGVPFDPTTSRGVIIYQGASSSTTPLMPVVPAFNDTPTAHKFFTELTSLVGGPHWVPVPLNVDHKMFVTVGMGLDVCPPNVSCLGRPPVGAALSASMNNVSFVSPTSLSLLQAFFFNVGGVYTTDFPANPPVQFDYTNPSINFDPPLLFAPKGTRITKVKFNSTVEMVMQNTAIIGVENHPMHLHGFDFYVLAQGFGNFNPATDTLNYNLVNPQMRNTVSVPVGGWAVIRFVANNPGVWFMHCHFDGHMSIGLSTAFIVENGPTPDTTLPPPPTDLPQC, from the exons ATGGGGCGCCCTGTTTTCTTGTTTGCTTCCTCTTTGCTTCTTATGGTGGCTGCTACAACAGTTTCAGCTGCAACAGTAGAGCACTCATTCTAT GTTAAAAATTTCTCTGTTACTAGGCTGTGCAACCGCCAGGTGATTACAGCAGTAAATGATAGCCTCCCTGGCCCAAGCCTCCGCGTTCGAGAGGGTGACAAACTCATTATTCACGTCTTTAATATGTCACCTTACAACATGACAATTCACTG GCATGGCGTTTTTCAGTTACTGAGTGCCTGGGCAGATGGACCTGAGATGATCACTCAGTGTGCAATTCGCCCCGGAAATAAATTCACCTACAAGTTCAGAATCATTAACCAGGAGGGAACCCTTTTCTGGCACGCTCATTCCTCCTTTCTCCGTGCCACCGTCCACGGTGCAATCATCATCCGCCCCAGGGTTCGCCACTCTTACCCATTCCCAACGCCCTATAGGGAAGTTCCCATCGTGTTAG GTGAGTGGTGGAATGCTAATGTCGTTGATGTTGAAACCCGGGCTCTAGCCCTTGGCGTTGGTCCTAATATTTCTAATGCTTATACAATAAATGGATGGCCCGGTGATCTCTATCCATGCTCTCAAAACC AAATGTACAAGCATAGGGTGAAGCAAGGGAAGACTTATCTCTTACGTATTATCAACGCTGCCGTCAATTCCCATCTCTTTTACAAGATAGCCAATCATAACATGACTGTTGTGGCTGTTGACGCTCGTTACACCAACCCATATGTCACCGACGTCGTGGTTATCTCCCCTGGCCAGACGGTTGACGTTTTGCTGACCGCGAATCAGCCGGTTGGATCGTATTACATGACCGCTAATAATTATGCAAGTGCCAGTGGCACTGCAGTTGGTGTACCGTTTGATCCTACTACGTCGAGGGGTGTCATCATCTATCAGGGTGCATCATCTTCAACAACGCCGCTAATGCCGGTCGTACCGGCTTTCAATGACACCCCCACGGCTCATAAGTTTTTCACCGAACTTACCAGTTTGGTCGGCGGGCCTCACTGGGTCCCTGTCCCACTTAACGTGGACCACAAAATGTTTGTTACCGTTGGAATGGGGCTCGATGTCTGCCCACCAAACGTATCTTGTTTGGGTCGTCCACCTGTTGGGGCAGCCCTCTCGGCCAGCATGAACAATGTATCCTTCGTGTCACCTACTAGCTTGTCTTTGTTGCAAGCCTTTTTCTTCAACGTCGGAGGAGTGTACACCACTGATTTCCCTGCCAATCCCCCGGTTCAATTTGACTACACCAACCCTAGCATTAACTTCGACCCACCTCTGCTATTTGCTCCAAAGGGAACCAGGATCACTAAGGTTAAGTTCAACTCCACTGTGGAGATGGTGATGCAGAACACAGCTATTATTGGAGTGGAGAACCATCCCATGCACCTCCACGGCTTTGATTTCTATGTATTGGCGCAAGGGTTTGGGAACTTTAACCCTGCCACTGATACATTGAATTACAATCTTGTCAACCCCCAAATGCGCAACACTGTTAGCGTACCTGTTGGAGGATGGGCTGTCATCAGATTCGTAGCTAATAATCCAG GTGTTTGGTTTATGCATTGCCACTTTGACGGGCACATGTCAATAGGCCTGTCCACTGCCTTCATTGTTGAGAACGGACCAACTCCCGACACAACCTTGCCTCCCCCGCCAACGGATCTTCCACAATGCTAg